A stretch of the Filimonas lacunae genome encodes the following:
- the amyA gene encoding alpha-amylase: MKNGTLLQFFHWYYPADESLWKKLRKDIPFLNSIGITAVWLPPAYKGIHGNQSIGYDTYDLFDLGEFDQKGSVHTKYGSRRDYLTAITAAQKAGIMVYVDIVLNHKGGADEKERVKVWRVNPENRTEVQGEEFEIDAFTKFYFPGRNGKYSKFVWDYHSFTGVDYADDLHEDGIFKIANEYGSSWEDGVSDEFGNYDYLMHADIEFRNPNVKEELKYWINWYHKTAHFNGLRLDAVKHIPTYFFNEWLDHIKATIHEELFVVGEYWETGDVGLLHRYIDETGGRIQLFDAILQNRFHTASKCGKEFDMSTIFNDTLVATKPEFAVTIVANHDTQPLQSLEAPVEPWFKPLAYALILMRKDGYPCVFYPDLYGAGYKDKGRDGNEYEIFMPEVDKLQLLLQARQQFAYGDQQDFLDHANCIGWVRHGDNEHPGCVVLMSNGDEGFKDINLGEDKKGWIYRDFLGNHEAEITLDEHGNGRFLAKGGCVSVWVKK, from the coding sequence ATGAAAAACGGCACCCTTCTCCAGTTTTTTCACTGGTATTACCCTGCAGATGAATCATTGTGGAAAAAGCTTAGAAAAGATATTCCTTTTCTCAACTCAATAGGCATAACTGCAGTCTGGCTTCCCCCCGCTTACAAAGGAATACATGGTAATCAATCTATTGGATATGATACTTATGACTTATTCGATCTGGGTGAGTTTGATCAGAAAGGATCTGTACACACCAAATATGGTTCGCGCCGTGACTATTTAACGGCTATTACTGCCGCACAAAAAGCGGGCATAATGGTATATGTTGATATTGTATTGAACCATAAAGGCGGTGCGGATGAAAAAGAACGCGTGAAAGTGTGGCGCGTAAACCCCGAAAACAGAACGGAAGTCCAAGGCGAAGAGTTTGAAATAGATGCTTTTACCAAATTCTACTTTCCCGGACGCAACGGCAAGTATTCCAAATTCGTATGGGACTATCACAGCTTCACAGGCGTGGATTATGCCGACGATCTACACGAAGATGGTATTTTCAAAATAGCTAATGAATATGGCTCCAGCTGGGAAGATGGCGTTTCCGATGAATTTGGAAACTACGACTACCTGATGCATGCCGATATAGAATTCCGTAACCCCAACGTAAAAGAGGAGCTGAAATACTGGATCAACTGGTATCATAAAACAGCCCATTTTAATGGTCTGCGCCTGGATGCGGTGAAACATATTCCTACCTACTTTTTTAATGAATGGCTGGATCATATCAAAGCCACTATTCATGAAGAGCTGTTTGTAGTGGGTGAGTATTGGGAAACAGGCGATGTAGGGCTTTTACATAGGTATATAGACGAAACAGGCGGCAGGATACAGCTATTTGATGCTATCCTTCAAAACCGCTTCCATACCGCCTCTAAATGCGGAAAAGAGTTTGATATGTCCACCATCTTTAACGATACGCTGGTGGCCACCAAACCTGAGTTTGCCGTAACCATTGTAGCCAACCACGACACACAGCCACTACAATCGCTGGAAGCACCAGTAGAGCCCTGGTTTAAACCATTAGCCTATGCACTGATATTGATGCGTAAAGATGGATACCCCTGCGTATTCTATCCCGATTTATATGGCGCAGGTTACAAAGACAAAGGACGGGATGGCAACGAATATGAGATATTTATGCCCGAGGTAGATAAGCTTCAACTGCTATTACAAGCCCGCCAGCAATTTGCCTACGGCGATCAGCAGGACTTCCTGGATCATGCCAACTGCATTGGCTGGGTAAGGCATGGAGATAATGAACATCCTGGCTGTGTGGTACTAATGTCGAATGGAGACGAAGGCTTTAAAGATATCAATCTGGGAGAAGATAAAAAAGGCTGGATATACCGTGATTTCCTGGGTAATCACGAAGCGGAGATTACGCTGGATGAACATGGTAACGGCCGGTTTCTTGCAAAGGGGGGATGTGTGAGTGTGTGGGTGAAGAAGTAG